From the genome of Gloeomargarita sp. SRBZ-1_bins_9, one region includes:
- a CDS encoding zf-HC2 domain-containing protein, whose amino-acid sequence MLTTRHESLDRFELLSAYVDGEVSPEERALVEHWLATDPEAQRLYRQLVQLHELCQELPAPTPGMPVDEVVTGVLTRITRRARKRLVWSGLLVAASALVGGVLSGLVTRTPTPELAQQPSPSVSTATLRNPQRALRITLEQPPVTIPAQLREQIRD is encoded by the coding sequence ATGTTAACCACACGTCATGAGTCCCTCGACCGGTTTGAACTGCTCAGCGCCTATGTGGACGGGGAAGTCAGTCCTGAAGAACGGGCTTTGGTCGAACATTGGCTGGCTACGGACCCGGAGGCGCAGCGTCTATACCGTCAATTGGTGCAATTGCACGAGCTTTGTCAGGAATTGCCCGCCCCCACACCGGGGATGCCCGTGGATGAAGTGGTGACCGGCGTATTGACCCGTATAACCCGGCGCGCCCGTAAGCGACTGGTTTGGAGTGGCCTACTGGTGGCGGCTTCGGCCCTGGTAGGGGGTGTCCTTTCCGGTCTGGTGACCCGTACGCCGACCCCCGAATTGGCCCAGCAACCTAGCCCATCGGTCAGCACGGCCACCCTGCGCAATCCCCAACGGGCTTTACGCATCACCCTGGAGCAACCACCGGTGACCATCCCGGCCCAACTGCGGGAGCAAATCCGGGATTAA
- a CDS encoding sigma-70 family RNA polymerase sigma factor codes for MSAAWSRFEVPSVPVGKLTTEELVCRCQQGLQPDRAAFTELVRRHQTHVERLLYHLAADWPDRADLVQEVWVRAYRHIKRLQDPKKFRSWLSRIATNLFYDELRRRKRQRMTVSLDAPRQMGHTDVDWDLPCDHPGPSDDLATQEFYERLQRAIAELPEVFRTTIILRELEGLAYEEIAEITGTSLGTVKSRIARARARLQSQLKPYLDS; via the coding sequence TTGTCTGCTGCGTGGTCCCGTTTTGAGGTGCCGTCTGTGCCTGTGGGCAAACTCACCACCGAGGAGTTGGTCTGCCGTTGCCAACAGGGGTTACAGCCTGACCGTGCTGCCTTCACGGAACTGGTGCGTCGCCATCAGACCCACGTGGAGCGTCTCCTGTACCATCTGGCGGCCGACTGGCCAGACCGGGCGGATTTGGTCCAGGAGGTGTGGGTGCGCGCCTACCGTCATATTAAGCGACTGCAAGACCCTAAGAAGTTTAGGAGTTGGTTAAGCCGGATTGCCACGAATCTGTTTTACGACGAGCTGCGCCGTCGCAAACGCCAGCGAATGACCGTCTCTTTGGATGCGCCCCGCCAGATGGGCCATACCGACGTGGATTGGGACCTGCCCTGCGACCACCCCGGCCCCAGTGACGACTTAGCCACCCAAGAGTTTTACGAGCGCCTGCAACGGGCCATTGCTGAGCTGCCCGAGGTGTTTCGCACCACCATTATCTTGCGGGAGCTAGAGGGCTTGGCCTATGAGGAAATTGCCGAGATTACCGGAACCTCCTTGGGAACGGTGAAGTCCCGGATTGCCCGGGCGCGGGCGCGTTTACAGAGCCAACTGAAACCCTACTTAGACAGCTAG
- a CDS encoding phospholipase D-like domain-containing protein — MTWPKFLRVIPILILAVAPFGCGLRPKVRPLPQDPMIQAYFNQSEAATYRDPYRTKVPERYGDNFEAIILREIENATRSIDVAVQEIRLPLVAKALVQKHQAGVRVRVILENSYNVALSQLTEAQVDELNPHSRSRYEEVFQLMDTNGDGRLSQEEINNGDAIIIFQNGNVPLIDDTADGSKGSGLMHHKFMVFDERRVLVTSANFTTSDMHGDFGSPESRGNPNSLLLIDSPEVARLFVEEFNIMWGDGPGGLPDSRFGIQKPLRPPQTLNVGNGRLTVMFSPARRRQWHQSTNALIAETLSQAQRSIDLALFVFSEQPLVDVMEPLHNKGVRIRALIEPDFAYKYYSETLDMWGLALPRKGTCKYEPNNAPWRNPAREVGVPKLPKGDRLHHKFGLIDNYIVIVGSHNWTPAANHNNDETLLVIRNATVAAHFQREFERLMRNAQLGPPGWLLRAVKEADRNCGRVVGP, encoded by the coding sequence ATGACCTGGCCCAAGTTCCTGCGAGTTATTCCCATCTTAATCCTGGCGGTGGCCCCCTTTGGCTGTGGGTTACGCCCCAAAGTCCGCCCCTTGCCCCAGGACCCCATGATCCAGGCCTATTTCAACCAATCCGAAGCCGCCACCTACCGCGACCCCTACCGCACAAAGGTCCCCGAACGCTATGGGGATAATTTCGAAGCCATCATTCTGCGGGAGATCGAAAATGCCACCCGCTCGATTGATGTGGCCGTGCAGGAAATTCGCTTGCCCTTGGTGGCCAAAGCCCTGGTGCAAAAACACCAAGCGGGCGTACGGGTACGGGTCATCTTGGAAAACAGTTACAACGTAGCTTTGAGTCAGTTGACCGAAGCCCAAGTGGATGAACTCAATCCCCATAGCCGCAGCCGTTATGAAGAGGTCTTCCAACTCATGGACACCAATGGGGATGGCCGCCTCAGCCAAGAGGAAATCAACAATGGCGACGCCATTATCATCTTCCAAAACGGGAATGTACCTCTGATTGACGATACGGCCGATGGGTCCAAAGGCAGTGGCTTGATGCACCATAAATTCATGGTCTTTGATGAACGGCGGGTGCTGGTCACCTCGGCCAATTTCACCACCAGTGATATGCATGGAGATTTTGGTTCCCCGGAAAGCCGAGGTAACCCCAATTCCCTTCTGCTAATTGACAGCCCGGAGGTGGCGCGGTTGTTTGTGGAGGAATTTAACATCATGTGGGGGGATGGACCGGGTGGGCTACCGGATAGCCGCTTTGGCATTCAGAAACCCCTGCGCCCGCCCCAGACCCTGAACGTGGGCAATGGCCGTCTTACGGTGATGTTTTCGCCGGCCCGCCGCCGCCAGTGGCACCAAAGCACCAACGCCCTGATTGCCGAAACCCTCAGCCAAGCCCAACGTAGCATTGACCTGGCCTTATTCGTGTTTTCTGAGCAACCGTTGGTGGATGTGATGGAACCCCTGCACAACAAAGGTGTGCGCATTCGGGCTTTGATTGAACCAGATTTTGCCTATAAGTACTACAGCGAGACGCTGGATATGTGGGGGTTGGCGCTGCCCCGCAAAGGCACCTGCAAATACGAACCCAATAACGCCCCCTGGCGCAATCCCGCCCGCGAAGTCGGTGTTCCCAAACTGCCAAAAGGGGACCGGTTGCACCATAAATTCGGCCTGATTGACAACTACATCGTTATTGTGGGTTCCCACAACTGGACGCCGGCGGCCAACCACAACAACGATGAAACCCTCCTGGTGATTCGCAACGCTACGGTGGCTGCCCATTTCCAGCGGGAATTTGAACGTTTGATGCGAAATGCCCAGCTGGGGCCGCCGGGATGGTTGCTCCGGGCGGTCAAGGAGGCGGACCGGAATTGCGGTCGCGTGGTAGGTCCTTGA
- a CDS encoding cellulose biosynthesis cyclic di-GMP-binding regulatory protein BcsB — translation MRRWQWLVAVVVGTNLLASSLPGQAQLVPRRQRQRVARQQPAVVAATQNQPNLPRRVISLQQLGYTRPVVLRGPNPEFGVSIPIHGRGLDVQQSFVQLELAPSPVLKGDSTVRILVNGRPERVIPVKELIPQKTVRIPLRMPPPGERFISVGIEGFLRISQDFCQDAISGNLFLTVGENSFFQLVPTATDNSIYAWFRPTYRRVVMAVPPQMDQATTQAALWLYSLLNYHWRDTRVPVQWVTGAPGAVDEATDALVVLHQETPAPDLQRQGNRLRVQARPEVVRSLAQLRPDLVAPTVQVRAADLPRPDRPRNRRSFAELGWPETAKTGVGVQSFRLTFDLAQLGGRPRDLVLALRSRFSQRSERDRATMRAQIFFNGALVNSFNVGTDTQLHVTLPLPERRLQRVNNLDVLFVPDDPGNCLAPRPVTVQVLGESYLDWSDYQPPKGTLADVPQAFLGEGQVVVDTDNPALVAGTAQVLGMLSRLARRPLLPQVLPAQEIGNWNNLPGRPAWRLVGAGPQTPFNSPIRLAQDFTIINPANQQPLLQARLGVSIGLLQAFLHQGTPTLWLSWWGDRPEVAAQTGATLADPIASWGNQLQGNVVTVTPQGQLEMWDLSGETVQVTYPTELNWWLILRRYRWVFLVLFLAFGALVAWRLYQRLGQPPKAPTPPTP, via the coding sequence ATGAGACGATGGCAGTGGTTGGTTGCGGTTGTGGTGGGCACGAACTTGCTTGCCAGTTCCCTGCCCGGCCAAGCCCAATTGGTTCCGAGACGACAACGGCAAAGGGTTGCGCGCCAACAACCAGCGGTGGTCGCCGCTACCCAGAACCAACCGAATTTGCCTAGACGGGTGATTTCCCTGCAGCAATTGGGCTATACCCGCCCGGTAGTCCTGCGCGGCCCCAACCCGGAATTCGGGGTGAGTATTCCCATCCATGGTCGTGGTCTGGATGTCCAACAGAGTTTTGTGCAGTTAGAATTGGCCCCTTCGCCAGTGCTCAAAGGGGATTCTACCGTGCGGATTCTGGTCAATGGACGACCGGAGCGAGTGATCCCGGTGAAGGAGTTGATCCCCCAAAAAACGGTGCGTATACCGTTGCGGATGCCGCCGCCTGGGGAACGGTTTATTTCGGTGGGGATCGAAGGGTTTTTGCGGATTTCCCAGGATTTTTGCCAAGATGCCATCTCGGGAAACCTGTTTTTGACGGTGGGGGAAAATAGTTTTTTCCAACTGGTGCCCACCGCTACGGATAACTCCATCTATGCTTGGTTTCGTCCCACCTACCGGCGGGTGGTGATGGCGGTTCCGCCCCAAATGGACCAGGCTACAACCCAGGCAGCCCTGTGGCTATATAGCCTGCTGAACTATCACTGGCGCGACACGCGGGTGCCGGTGCAGTGGGTGACGGGGGCACCGGGGGCGGTGGATGAGGCTACAGACGCACTGGTGGTGCTGCATCAGGAGACCCCAGCACCCGACCTACAACGCCAGGGGAATCGTCTGCGGGTGCAGGCCCGACCGGAGGTGGTGCGTTCCCTGGCGCAACTGCGACCGGACTTGGTGGCGCCAACGGTGCAGGTGAGGGCTGCGGACTTGCCTAGGCCGGACCGTCCCCGTAACCGACGGTCGTTTGCGGAGTTGGGCTGGCCGGAAACGGCGAAAACGGGGGTGGGTGTCCAGAGCTTTCGGTTGACGTTTGACCTGGCCCAGTTGGGGGGACGACCCCGGGATTTGGTCCTGGCGTTACGGTCGCGGTTTAGTCAACGCAGCGAGCGGGACCGGGCAACCATGCGGGCGCAGATTTTTTTCAACGGCGCCTTGGTCAACAGCTTCAACGTGGGCACCGACACCCAGCTCCATGTCACGTTGCCGTTGCCGGAGCGTCGTCTGCAGCGGGTGAATAACCTGGATGTGTTGTTTGTGCCGGATGACCCGGGGAATTGCCTGGCGCCCCGACCGGTGACGGTGCAGGTGCTGGGAGAGTCCTACCTGGATTGGAGCGATTACCAACCCCCCAAAGGTACCCTGGCCGATGTGCCCCAGGCGTTTTTAGGGGAAGGGCAGGTGGTGGTAGATACGGACAATCCGGCGTTGGTGGCGGGCACGGCCCAGGTGTTGGGGATGCTCAGCCGCTTGGCCAGACGGCCCCTACTGCCCCAGGTGCTACCGGCACAGGAGATTGGCAACTGGAACAATCTACCGGGGCGACCGGCCTGGCGGTTGGTGGGCGCAGGACCCCAAACCCCCTTCAATAGCCCGATTCGCTTGGCACAGGATTTCACCATCATCAATCCCGCGAATCAGCAGCCCCTGTTGCAGGCCCGGTTGGGGGTGAGTATTGGCCTGTTGCAGGCGTTTTTGCACCAGGGAACGCCGACGCTGTGGTTGTCCTGGTGGGGGGATAGGCCGGAGGTGGCAGCTCAGACCGGTGCGACCCTAGCTGACCCCATCGCCAGTTGGGGCAATCAACTCCAGGGGAATGTGGTGACGGTGACGCCCCAGGGTCAGTTGGAGATGTGGGATTTGAGTGGTGAAACGGTGCAGGTGACCTACCCGACTGAGCTAAATTGGTGGTTGATCCTGCGCCGGTATCGCTGGGTATTCCTCGTCCTGTTTTTGGCCTTCGGTGCCCTGGTAGCCTGGCGATTGTACCAACGACTGGGTCAGCCTCCCAAAGCACCCACGCCCCCTACCCCTTAA
- a CDS encoding glycosyltransferase: MRSFDPAVLVTAGLLTPDQWAQVQQRLQDCTLRDALKELGISENAYITARARMTHEMLLREWLQDHRLDLGLSQVRPPHYWSQVELFPCAWQDDRTLAVAVTDGSYPHAQTIVATIWPCAQVSPLLATSTEIGRLVVHLHLGQKLVQAGMVTPQQWQEVVDICRRNGSPIGQVLTRLDYVKPQALLQVLVELTGCPSYSQLIGTPAWSMDEHLVRQFDPQVMARRLFVPLHWVDERTLLVMVQDPLDMGVNGEIHRRFPGVEITKVLGTESDVTYLLDGVFRRLWSWQAVYRLLARSPRESAAQVFTPAQILCLYSLGVLLVGGLLHHPSLTLSIVLSVINLFYIAAIGFKLLLSLVGSVDRKQYISLEEIAQLKDEELPVYTILVPVYNEPAIVSMLIKGLGQLDYPKEKLDVLLLLEENDRVTIEAAKAAHPPRYIRFIYIPDSQPKTKPKACNYGLAFAQGQYLTIYDAEDIPDPDQLKKAIIAFRKGPPNLVCVQAALNYFNRDENFLTRMFTLEYSYWFDYLLPGLDRLGLPIPLGGTSNHFRTDRLLELGGWDPFNVTEDADLGIRASQRGYRVGVIDSTTYEEANCRLKNWIRQRSRWIKGYMQTWLVHNRNPWRSLRTLGLGNWLAYQFFVGGTVVCFLSNPLLWLLFIYAAISRAPWLEQLFPGWILYVSLFNLLLGNSIGIYLNMIAVFRRKYYSLTPYALLNPVYWLLHSAAAYMALWQLFTKPFYWEKTIHGLSKFTQHAPLAKAPQPQGHG; encoded by the coding sequence ATGCGCTCCTTCGACCCTGCGGTTTTGGTGACGGCTGGCTTGCTCACCCCTGACCAATGGGCCCAGGTGCAACAGCGATTACAGGATTGTACCCTGCGGGATGCGCTCAAGGAACTCGGCATTAGCGAGAATGCCTATATTACAGCCCGGGCCAGAATGACCCACGAAATGCTACTGCGGGAATGGTTGCAGGACCACCGGTTGGATTTGGGCCTAAGTCAGGTGCGCCCGCCCCACTACTGGAGTCAAGTGGAGCTTTTCCCTTGCGCTTGGCAGGATGATCGCACCCTGGCAGTGGCGGTCACCGACGGGAGTTATCCCCACGCCCAGACCATCGTGGCGACCATTTGGCCCTGTGCCCAGGTGTCCCCTTTGCTAGCAACCAGCACCGAAATTGGGCGTTTGGTGGTGCATTTGCATCTGGGGCAAAAGCTGGTGCAGGCGGGTATGGTGACCCCCCAGCAGTGGCAGGAGGTGGTGGACATCTGCCGGCGCAACGGTTCCCCCATCGGTCAGGTGCTCACCCGCTTGGATTACGTAAAGCCACAGGCCTTGTTACAGGTTCTGGTGGAACTCACGGGCTGCCCTAGCTACTCCCAGCTCATCGGCACGCCGGCCTGGTCCATGGATGAGCATCTGGTACGGCAGTTTGACCCCCAGGTGATGGCACGGCGGTTGTTTGTGCCTTTGCACTGGGTTGATGAGCGCACACTGCTGGTGATGGTGCAAGACCCTTTGGATATGGGGGTCAATGGGGAAATTCACCGGCGATTTCCGGGGGTGGAAATCACTAAAGTCCTGGGCACAGAAAGCGATGTGACCTATTTACTGGATGGGGTGTTTCGCCGGTTGTGGAGTTGGCAGGCGGTGTATCGGTTGCTGGCCCGCTCTCCCCGGGAATCGGCAGCCCAGGTTTTCACGCCGGCCCAAATCCTTTGCCTGTACAGTTTGGGGGTACTGTTGGTTGGGGGATTGCTGCACCACCCATCCCTCACTTTGTCTATTGTTCTGTCGGTGATCAACTTGTTTTACATCGCTGCCATTGGGTTCAAGTTGTTGTTGAGTTTGGTGGGGTCGGTGGACCGCAAACAGTACATTTCCCTCGAGGAAATTGCCCAGCTCAAAGACGAGGAACTCCCGGTTTACACCATCCTGGTGCCTGTCTATAACGAGCCGGCCATCGTCTCCATGTTGATTAAGGGGTTAGGGCAACTGGATTACCCCAAGGAAAAACTCGATGTTTTACTGCTACTGGAAGAGAATGACCGGGTGACGATTGAAGCGGCCAAGGCTGCCCATCCCCCCCGCTATATCCGTTTCATCTACATCCCCGACAGTCAGCCCAAAACCAAACCCAAGGCCTGCAATTACGGTTTGGCCTTTGCCCAAGGCCAATATCTCACCATCTACGACGCGGAGGATATCCCGGACCCGGACCAGCTCAAAAAAGCCATCATTGCTTTTCGCAAGGGTCCCCCCAATCTGGTTTGTGTGCAGGCGGCGCTCAATTATTTCAACCGGGACGAAAACTTTTTGACCCGCATGTTTACCCTGGAGTATTCCTACTGGTTTGACTATTTACTGCCGGGGCTGGACCGGTTGGGCCTGCCGATTCCTTTGGGGGGCACCAGCAATCATTTCCGCACGGACCGGTTGTTGGAGTTGGGGGGTTGGGACCCGTTTAATGTGACGGAGGATGCGGATTTGGGGATTCGCGCCAGCCAGCGGGGGTATCGGGTGGGGGTGATTGATTCGACGACCTACGAAGAAGCTAACTGTCGCCTGAAAAACTGGATTCGCCAACGCTCCCGCTGGATTAAGGGCTATATGCAAACCTGGCTGGTGCATAACCGCAATCCCTGGCGTTCGTTGCGTACGTTGGGATTAGGGAACTGGCTGGCCTATCAGTTTTTTGTGGGGGGGACGGTGGTGTGTTTTTTGAGCAATCCCCTGCTGTGGTTGCTGTTTATTTATGCGGCGATTTCCCGCGCCCCCTGGCTGGAACAACTGTTTCCTGGCTGGATTTTGTACGTTTCCCTGTTTAATTTGCTCCTGGGCAACAGCATCGGTATTTATCTGAACATGATCGCGGTGTTTCGCCGGAAATACTACAGTTTGACTCCCTACGCGCTGCTAAATCCGGTGTACTGGTTATTGCATTCGGCGGCGGCCTATATGGCCCTTTGGCAACTGTTTACCAAGCCCTTTTACTGGGAAAAGACGATTCACGGCCTGAGCAAATTCACCCAGCATGCCCCCCTAGCCAAAGCACCACAACCACAGGGGCACGGTTAA
- a CDS encoding AEC family transporter, with amino-acid sequence MESVIHVYTPFVLWTGLGLLTQRWLPESFPHLLGRTLYWVGVPLQIFALVRHTDFDGLVWVVPLLALAVICGNLALMWLGVRWWSAKLSIAQQGSLVLAGTLVNTGFVGLGIAPGLVDSHAWDWVVSYSLTNNLLGTYGIGIWVAGYFGARQTATAYDWKKLLLTPTLWAFALSYLCRPLLFPGWLETALDQSVPVVIGAAFVLTGWRLYQVGWNGSWRLAAWPALMRIGVMPLLVGLALTLAQVQDGERLAVVLMAGMPTAIATLIFAEEYELDRDILAATIALTTAGVLLTVPLWLWCFG; translated from the coding sequence ATGGAGTCGGTCATCCACGTTTACACGCCGTTTGTGCTCTGGACGGGGCTGGGACTCCTGACGCAACGGTGGCTGCCGGAGTCATTCCCCCATCTGTTGGGGCGCACCTTGTACTGGGTGGGGGTGCCGCTGCAAATTTTCGCCCTGGTGCGCCATACGGACTTTGACGGGCTGGTGTGGGTGGTGCCCCTGCTGGCGCTGGCGGTCATTTGTGGGAATCTGGCGCTGATGTGGCTGGGGGTGCGCTGGTGGTCCGCCAAACTCTCTATTGCCCAGCAGGGGAGCCTGGTGCTGGCCGGTACCCTGGTGAATACGGGGTTTGTGGGGCTGGGGATCGCGCCGGGACTGGTGGATAGCCACGCCTGGGACTGGGTGGTGAGCTACAGCTTGACCAATAATCTCCTGGGCACCTACGGGATTGGGATTTGGGTGGCGGGGTATTTTGGCGCGCGGCAGACGGCAACGGCCTACGACTGGAAAAAGCTACTGCTCACTCCGACCCTCTGGGCCTTCGCCTTAAGTTACCTGTGCCGCCCGCTGCTGTTTCCCGGCTGGTTGGAGACGGCGTTAGACCAGTCGGTGCCAGTGGTCATCGGTGCAGCCTTTGTACTCACCGGTTGGCGGTTGTATCAGGTGGGATGGAACGGCAGTTGGCGACTGGCTGCCTGGCCGGCCCTGATGCGCATTGGGGTCATGCCCCTGCTGGTGGGATTGGCGCTCACCCTCGCCCAGGTACAAGACGGGGAACGTCTGGCGGTGGTCCTCATGGCCGGGATGCCTACTGCCATCGCCACCTTGATCTTTGCTGAAGAATACGAACTAGACCGGGACATTCTGGCGGCCACCATCGCCCTGACCACCGCCGGTGTTTTGTTAACCGTGCCCCTGTGGTTGTGGTGCTTTGGCTAG
- a CDS encoding Hsp20/alpha crystallin family protein: MALVRWVDPFRELEIMRRQMDRLFDEMLRRDDDTQVNRGVDWVPAVELQDTPDALILKAEIPGVKKEDLDVSVTREAVQIAGEHRFEKREESKGAVRTELRYGRFQRVIPLPVPVAHDQTKAEYRDGILTLTLPKAPEVKTQVFKPQLTEAQS; the protein is encoded by the coding sequence ATGGCTTTGGTACGCTGGGTTGACCCGTTCCGGGAATTGGAAATCATGCGGCGGCAGATGGACCGGTTGTTTGACGAAATGCTGCGCCGCGACGACGACACGCAAGTGAACCGGGGGGTGGATTGGGTGCCGGCGGTGGAGTTGCAAGACACGCCTGACGCCCTGATCCTGAAGGCGGAAATTCCCGGTGTCAAAAAAGAAGACCTGGATGTGAGCGTCACGCGGGAAGCCGTGCAAATTGCCGGTGAACACCGCTTTGAAAAACGGGAAGAAAGCAAGGGCGCGGTGCGGACGGAATTGCGCTATGGCCGGTTCCAACGGGTGATCCCCTTGCCCGTACCGGTGGCGCACGACCAAACCAAGGCGGAATACCGCGATGGCATCTTGACCCTGACCTTGCCCAAGGCTCCGGAAGTCAAGACCCAAGTGTTCAAACCCCAACTGACCGAGGCCCAAAGCTAA
- a CDS encoding competence/damage-inducible protein A, translating to MSTKSAEIIAIGTELLLGEITNTNAQFLAQELAALGIPHYFQTVVGDNIERIHQVLDYATRRSQLILCTGGLGPTPDDLTTEAIAQFFQTPLVEHPDIFAEIQAKYARRGLLTPENNRKQALLPQGAQVIPNPRGTAPGMIWSPRPEVTIMTFPGVPSELQAMWRETAVPYLHQHGWVTQVFLSRNLRFWGISEAALAEKVRDFFDLTNPTVAPYAGKGETRLRITARAKDRETALALIAPVEQQLRERVGADCYGADEETLAQVVGRLLQERQETLAVAESCTGGLLGAMITDVPGSSAYFQGGIVAYANAVKEQLLQVPATVLATQGAVSAATAAAMAKGVRERLGTTWGLSMTGIAGPGGATATKPVGLVYIGLAGPAGLVQSWEHRFSPERGRDWIRHLSACQALDHLRRVLLHPV from the coding sequence ATGAGCACCAAAAGTGCAGAAATTATTGCCATCGGTACGGAATTACTGCTGGGGGAAATTACCAACACCAATGCCCAATTTTTGGCCCAGGAGTTGGCCGCCTTGGGTATTCCCCACTATTTCCAAACGGTCGTCGGCGACAATATCGAGCGTATTCATCAGGTGCTGGACTACGCCACCCGGCGCTCCCAATTGATTCTCTGCACCGGCGGTTTGGGTCCCACGCCCGATGACTTGACCACGGAGGCCATCGCCCAGTTTTTCCAGACGCCCCTGGTGGAACATCCAGACATCTTTGCCGAGATTCAGGCCAAGTACGCCCGCCGGGGACTGCTTACCCCAGAAAACAACCGCAAGCAGGCCCTTTTACCCCAGGGCGCCCAAGTCATCCCTAACCCCCGGGGTACGGCACCCGGCATGATCTGGTCCCCCCGCCCTGAGGTCACCATCATGACCTTTCCAGGGGTTCCCAGCGAGTTGCAGGCCATGTGGCGGGAAACGGCGGTGCCCTACTTACACCAACACGGCTGGGTGACCCAGGTGTTTTTGAGCCGCAATCTCCGGTTTTGGGGGATTTCTGAAGCGGCGCTGGCAGAAAAGGTGCGGGATTTTTTTGACCTGACGAACCCGACGGTGGCTCCCTATGCGGGTAAGGGGGAAACGCGGCTGCGGATTACGGCGCGAGCTAAAGACCGGGAAACGGCCCTGGCCTTGATTGCTCCGGTCGAGCAGCAGTTGCGGGAGCGGGTGGGGGCGGACTGCTACGGGGCGGATGAGGAGACGCTGGCCCAGGTGGTGGGGCGGCTACTGCAGGAACGACAGGAAACCCTGGCGGTGGCGGAATCCTGTACCGGGGGGTTGTTAGGGGCCATGATCACCGATGTGCCGGGAAGTTCGGCCTATTTTCAGGGGGGAATCGTGGCCTATGCTAATGCGGTCAAGGAACAACTGCTCCAGGTACCAGCGACGGTGCTGGCCACCCAGGGAGCCGTCAGTGCAGCAACCGCAGCGGCGATGGCCAAGGGGGTACGGGAACGGCTGGGAACCACCTGGGGCCTAAGCATGACGGGCATTGCTGGACCAGGGGGAGCTACAGCAACCAAACCGGTGGGGCTGGTGTACATCGGGTTGGCGGGGCCGGCGGGACTGGTGCAGTCTTGGGAACATCGCTTTAGCCCGGAGCGGGGCCGTGATTGGATTCGCCACCTGAGCGCCTGTCAAGCCCTAGACCACCTACGGCGCGTATTGCTGCACCCGGTCTAA
- a CDS encoding cobyrinate a,c-diamide synthase codes for MGLILAGERSSVGKTTVTLAILAALTAQGEKVQSFKMGPDYLDPLWHRWITQRPCPNLDVLLTSPAYVQRCYAYHTRDASYALVEGVMGLFDGPSSTADIARLLNLPVVLVVDCQRLAGSVAAVVHGYRSWDPAVSIAGVVLNRVAGDRHSQLLRQALEPLGVPILGECRRWDALHRPERHLGLVTPLEAADLTPWRAALVHCGQTCFDWDRLRPLLQVSPRGLSHPPWPTLHCQKPVTLAIARDAAFCFYYDDGLALLQAAGVTLRFWSPLQDGPLPPDVHGLLLGGGYPELYAEALSSQRDVCCDLRRRIAQGLPVYGECGGLMVLGQSLTDLSGRTWPMVGALPITTAMTQRLTLGYRRVLVNRDTCFVSWGETLVGHEFHYSQVTGGTAEPCYGHATLHASYLHCHWGGCPTQVQRFLDRVQQYAP; via the coding sequence ATGGGTTTAATCCTGGCTGGAGAGCGCAGTAGTGTTGGTAAAACTACGGTTACTCTGGCGATATTAGCCGCTTTGACGGCCCAAGGGGAAAAGGTGCAGTCGTTTAAGATGGGACCGGATTATCTCGACCCCCTGTGGCACCGCTGGATCACCCAACGCCCCTGCCCCAACTTGGATGTTCTGCTCACGTCGCCAGCCTACGTCCAACGCTGTTACGCCTATCACACCCGCGATGCATCCTATGCCCTAGTCGAAGGGGTAATGGGGTTGTTTGACGGCCCCAGCAGTACGGCTGACATCGCTCGGCTGTTGAATTTGCCGGTGGTGTTGGTGGTGGATTGCCAGCGGTTAGCAGGTTCGGTGGCCGCTGTGGTGCACGGTTATCGCAGTTGGGACCCTGCCGTATCCATCGCCGGGGTAGTGCTCAACCGGGTGGCCGGTGACCGTCACAGCCAATTACTACGCCAAGCCTTGGAGCCGTTGGGTGTTCCCATCCTGGGGGAATGTCGCCGCTGGGATGCCCTACACCGCCCGGAACGCCACCTGGGGCTGGTTACTCCCCTGGAAGCCGCCGATTTAACTCCCTGGCGCGCTGCCCTGGTCCACTGCGGCCAAACCTGTTTTGACTGGGACCGGCTGCGACCGTTGCTCCAGGTTTCCCCCCGGGGTTTGAGCCATCCCCCCTGGCCGACCCTCCATTGCCAGAAACCCGTGACCTTGGCGATCGCCCGCGATGCCGCCTTTTGTTTCTACTACGACGATGGCTTGGCTCTGTTGCAGGCAGCGGGCGTCACCCTCAGGTTTTGGAGTCCCCTTCAGGACGGACCCTTGCCCCCGGACGTCCATGGGTTGTTGCTGGGGGGTGGCTATCCCGAACTCTATGCCGAAGCCTTAAGCAGTCAAAGGGACGTTTGCTGTGACCTGCGGCGGCGGATTGCCCAGGGATTGCCGGTCTATGGGGAGTGTGGGGGGTTGATGGTGCTGGGCCAGAGCCTGACGGACCTCTCCGGGCGCACCTGGCCGATGGTGGGGGCTTTACCCATTACCACCGCCATGACCCAGCGCCTAACTCTGGGTTACCGACGTGTACTGGTCAATCGGGACACCTGTTTTGTCAGCTGGGGAGAAACCCTGGTGGGACATGAGTTTCATTACTCTCAGGTCACCGGTGGGACAGCCGAACCCTGCTACGGCCATGCCACCCTGCATGCTTCTTACCTCCACTGCCATTGGGGGGGATGTCCTACCCAAGTCCAACGGTTTTTAGACCGGGTGCAGCAATACGCGCCGTAG